The Afipia massiliensis genome has a segment encoding these proteins:
- a CDS encoding cytochrome c biogenesis CcdA family protein, with the protein MVSSISLIGALGAGLLSFLSPCVLPLVPPYLCFLAGISLDDLTKDDAAPGWRPNWRVVALSFAFVLGFATVFVALGASASALGKTITAYFDTLAIIAGVIIIILGLHFLGVFRIGLLFREARFQTASKPAGFLGAYVVGLAFAFGWTPCVGPVLAAILVVAGVEGSATRGASLLGAYALGIGIPFMLASLFSAPFMRLMARLRGHMGTIEKVIGGALVLTGVLFLTGGMPRIAGWLLETFPAFGSVG; encoded by the coding sequence GTGGTTTCTTCCATTTCCTTGATCGGCGCGCTGGGGGCGGGGCTGCTGTCGTTCCTCTCGCCCTGTGTTTTGCCGCTGGTGCCGCCGTATCTGTGCTTTTTGGCGGGCATCAGCCTCGATGATCTGACCAAGGATGACGCCGCGCCCGGTTGGCGACCGAACTGGCGCGTGGTGGCGCTGTCTTTCGCCTTCGTGCTCGGCTTCGCCACCGTGTTCGTCGCGCTCGGCGCGTCGGCCTCGGCGCTCGGCAAGACCATCACCGCGTATTTCGACACGCTCGCCATCATCGCCGGCGTGATCATCATCATTCTCGGCCTGCATTTCCTTGGTGTGTTCAGGATCGGGCTCTTGTTTCGCGAGGCGCGGTTTCAAACCGCCTCGAAGCCCGCGGGATTTCTCGGCGCTTATGTCGTCGGCCTCGCTTTCGCATTCGGCTGGACGCCGTGCGTCGGACCGGTGCTGGCTGCGATCCTTGTGGTTGCTGGTGTCGAGGGATCGGCAACGCGCGGCGCGTCGCTGCTCGGGGCCTATGCGCTCGGGATCGGCATTCCGTTTATGCTGGCGTCGCTGTTCTCCGCGCCGTTCATGCGGCTGATGGCGCGGCTGCGCGGCCATATGGGCACTATCGAAAAGGTGATCGGCGGCGCTCTTGTGCTGACGGGGGTGCTGTTTTTGACTGGCGGCATGCCGCGCATCGCCGGTTGGCTCTTGGAAACATTTCCGGCGTTCGGATCGGTCGGCTGA
- a CDS encoding thioredoxin family protein, translating to MEETTDFPALADTCEFVYMYHMSGQTLAKTVAAAALSTSMLWPVMTQAAELVMFEQAGCIYCQRWDRDVGALYERTDEAKAMPLRRIDIRDQKASGIVLTAPVRYTPTFVVAENGREIGRITGYSNDNAFWGLLDALAAKLRPSPREPSRI from the coding sequence ATGGAAGAAACCACGGATTTTCCGGCTCTGGCAGATACATGCGAATTCGTGTATATGTATCACATGTCTGGACAAACGCTCGCAAAAACCGTCGCCGCGGCTGCGCTTTCAACAAGCATGCTGTGGCCGGTCATGACGCAGGCCGCCGAACTCGTCATGTTCGAGCAGGCCGGCTGCATCTATTGCCAGCGCTGGGACCGCGACGTCGGCGCGCTCTATGAGCGGACCGATGAAGCCAAGGCGATGCCGCTCCGGCGCATCGATATCCGGGATCAGAAAGCCAGCGGGATCGTTCTCACCGCGCCGGTGCGCTACACGCCTACATTCGTGGTCGCTGAAAACGGCCGCGAGATCGGGCGCATCACCGGTTACAGCAATGACAATGCATTCTGGGGACTGCTCGACGCGCTCGCCGCGAAGCTGCGTCCCTCGCCGCGCGAACCCAGTCGAATCTGA
- a CDS encoding ArsR/SmtB family transcription factor produces the protein MTSILSSELETELRDGAEYSPELDQLMRKARKASNFLKALSHENRLLLLCLLAERERSVTELENILSLRQSAVSQQLARLRYDGMVDTRRDGKTIYYSLANDDVRRVISVVYDIFCAPVDAADKK, from the coding sequence ATGACATCGATCCTTTCATCCGAACTGGAAACCGAACTTCGCGACGGCGCGGAGTATTCGCCCGAACTCGACCAGTTGATGCGCAAGGCGCGCAAGGCCAGCAACTTTCTCAAAGCCCTCTCGCACGAGAACCGGCTGCTGCTGCTGTGTCTTCTTGCAGAGCGCGAACGGTCGGTCACCGAGCTTGAGAACATCCTGTCGCTGCGCCAGTCCGCCGTGTCGCAGCAACTCGCGCGATTGCGTTACGACGGCATGGTCGATACGCGACGCGACGGCAAGACCATCTACTACAGCCTCGCCAATGACGATGTCCGTCGGGTGATCTCGGTGGTCTACGATATTTTCTGCGCGCCGGTGGACGCCGCAGACAAGAAATAA
- a CDS encoding YeeE/YedE family protein, whose amino-acid sequence MQNMSAWMQALGGFAIGATAGFAVRHARLCTFGAIEDALMGGDSRRLRVFGLALGIAILGTQALILGGVLDPALVTYTPSALPLVAIAIGSVMFGIGMAMVGTCGFGSLVRLGTGDLRSLVVVLVLGGAAYATLRGIFAGFRIDFLESLSLPMPNGTRAEIASLSSQFLGIDTRIIIAAIAGAGLCWLALRDPRLRRAPRLLSAGIALGVLIVAGWIVTVSVVDEFAGPSRPQSLTFVSTVGKALYAGLLNVTNFADFGVASVFGVIAGSWLAAWRAAELRWEAFDDDHEMRRHLGGGVLMGIGGILAGGCTIGQGLTAGSMLALSAPLAVGGMIIGARLGIAILVDGSPRDIIQRRWASLLGKGGPAE is encoded by the coding sequence ATGCAGAATATGTCTGCCTGGATGCAAGCTTTGGGCGGCTTCGCCATCGGCGCGACTGCGGGCTTCGCTGTGCGCCATGCGCGGCTGTGCACATTCGGCGCCATCGAGGATGCGCTGATGGGCGGCGACAGCCGGCGGCTGCGCGTGTTCGGGCTGGCGCTCGGCATCGCCATTCTCGGAACGCAGGCCCTGATCCTCGGCGGCGTCCTCGATCCCGCATTGGTGACCTACACGCCGTCTGCGTTGCCGCTGGTTGCGATCGCCATCGGCAGCGTGATGTTCGGCATCGGCATGGCGATGGTCGGCACCTGCGGCTTCGGCTCGCTGGTGCGGCTCGGCACCGGCGACCTGCGCAGTCTCGTCGTGGTGCTGGTGCTGGGCGGCGCGGCCTATGCGACTTTGCGCGGAATCTTTGCCGGATTCCGGATCGACTTTCTGGAATCCCTGTCGCTTCCGATGCCGAACGGCACACGCGCCGAGATCGCATCGCTGTCCTCGCAATTTCTGGGCATCGATACGCGGATCATCATTGCGGCCATCGCAGGGGCCGGACTGTGCTGGCTGGCACTCCGCGACCCGCGGCTCAGGCGCGCGCCGCGTCTTCTATCAGCGGGAATCGCGCTCGGCGTCCTCATCGTCGCCGGCTGGATCGTCACGGTGTCAGTCGTGGATGAGTTCGCTGGCCCGTCACGTCCGCAAAGCCTGACCTTCGTCTCCACCGTCGGCAAGGCGCTGTACGCGGGCCTGCTGAACGTGACTAATTTCGCGGACTTCGGTGTCGCCAGCGTGTTCGGCGTCATCGCCGGATCGTGGCTCGCCGCATGGCGCGCGGCGGAATTGCGCTGGGAAGCGTTCGACGACGATCACGAGATGCGGCGTCACCTCGGCGGCGGCGTGCTGATGGGCATCGGCGGCATTCTCGCCGGCGGTTGCACCATCGGTCAGGGCCTGACCGCCGGATCGATGCTGGCGCTGTCCGCACCGCTCGCCGTTGGCGGCATGATTATCGGCGCGCGGCTTGGCATCGCCATTCTGGTCGATGGTTCGCCGCGCGACATCATTCAGCGCCGCTGGGCCAGCCTGCTCGGCAAAGGCGGTCCTGCGGAATAG
- a CDS encoding DsrE family protein gives MNRRELFYSAALAALTSAVSCPAGAQTKAGPKPPEDKPFAEHFIALQLSDSDPKKQRLVLSVASNLQKAYGQDKIAIEVVAFGPGIDLLRDTSENRQLVDSLITQGVRFDVCGNTLDTIEHETGQRPKINPHAIEVQVGVGQLLTLSESGYTVIRP, from the coding sequence ATGAACCGCCGTGAACTGTTTTACTCAGCCGCTCTTGCTGCGTTGACCTCGGCCGTTTCGTGTCCGGCTGGCGCGCAAACGAAGGCTGGGCCCAAGCCGCCTGAGGACAAGCCGTTCGCGGAACACTTCATCGCGTTGCAACTGTCCGACTCCGATCCGAAGAAGCAGCGGCTTGTGCTTAGCGTCGCGAGCAACCTCCAGAAGGCCTACGGGCAGGACAAGATCGCCATCGAGGTGGTGGCTTTCGGACCCGGTATCGATCTGTTGCGCGACACGAGCGAGAATCGGCAACTGGTGGACAGTCTGATCACGCAGGGCGTGCGTTTCGATGTCTGCGGCAACACGCTCGACACCATCGAGCACGAGACCGGGCAGCGGCCGAAGATCAATCCGCATGCCATCGAGGTTCAGGTCGGCGTCGGGCAACTGCTGACCTTGAGCGAGAGCGGCTACACCGTCATTCGTCCCTGA
- a CDS encoding YeeE/YedE family protein, whose translation MPGIPVSAGFAIGLAFGVVGLLSGFCLMSSLRDWWTANDGRKVRSYALALAVAILGTQFIAGAGLVDIAKSIYLQPSFSAPLIFAGGLLFGFGMVLSNGCASRALVLLGKGNLRSLVVIAIIGIAAQMTLKGLIAPARLGVLQATQTTPAAVSAPGLLASMGIDEFVARIAVTLIASGALLIFAFSDRQFRRAYGQIAAGLAVGLLVTAGWLTTGWLGADDFNPIPVTSLSFVSPIADSLQYTMLSTGLTLSFGIALVAGVLSGSLVTAVVTGRFKLEGYTSPNHMVRSISGAALMGIGGAMAYGCSIGQGLTGLSTLGMPSFIAVAGILAGAAFGIRGSVIIPALATR comes from the coding sequence ATGCCCGGTATCCCGGTTTCTGCTGGTTTCGCGATTGGTCTCGCGTTCGGCGTCGTCGGTCTTCTCAGCGGCTTCTGCCTGATGAGCAGCCTTCGCGACTGGTGGACCGCCAATGACGGCCGCAAGGTCCGCAGTTACGCGCTGGCGCTGGCCGTCGCGATTCTGGGAACGCAGTTCATCGCGGGCGCAGGCCTCGTCGATATCGCCAAGTCGATCTACCTGCAGCCGTCATTCTCCGCCCCGCTGATTTTCGCCGGTGGCTTGCTGTTCGGCTTCGGCATGGTTCTTTCCAACGGCTGCGCCTCGCGCGCTCTGGTGCTGCTCGGCAAGGGCAACCTTCGTTCGCTGGTCGTGATCGCCATCATCGGCATCGCCGCGCAGATGACCCTGAAGGGCCTGATCGCGCCTGCGCGTCTCGGCGTTCTCCAGGCGACGCAGACCACGCCGGCCGCCGTTTCCGCGCCGGGACTGCTCGCCAGCATGGGCATTGACGAGTTCGTAGCCCGCATCGCCGTGACGCTGATCGCGAGCGGCGCGCTGCTGATCTTCGCATTCTCCGACCGCCAGTTCCGCCGTGCTTACGGCCAGATCGCGGCCGGCCTCGCTGTTGGCCTTCTGGTCACTGCCGGCTGGCTCACCACCGGCTGGCTCGGCGCCGATGATTTCAACCCGATTCCGGTGACGTCGCTCTCCTTCGTCTCGCCGATCGCGGATTCGTTGCAGTATACGATGCTCTCCACCGGCCTGACGCTGAGCTTTGGCATCGCGCTCGTGGCCGGTGTGCTCTCCGGCAGCCTTGTGACGGCGGTTGTGACCGGACGTTTCAAGCTCGAGGGTTACACCTCGCCGAACCACATGGTGCGCTCGATTTCCGGCGCGGCGTTGATGGGCATTGGCGGCGCGATGGCGTACGGCTGCTCGATCGGGCAGGGACTGACCGGCTTGTCCACGCTGGGCATGCCGTCGTTCATCGCGGTCGCCGGAATTCTCGCGGGTGCGGCGTTCGGCATTCGCGGATCGGTTATCATTCCGGCGCTGGCGACGCGCTAA
- a CDS encoding bifunctional transaldolase/phosoglucose isomerase: MNPVKALTTYGQAIWLDFLARGFIANGELKALVDSDGVRGVTSNPSIFEKAIGGSDEYDGAVSALLKERDRPVADLYEALAVEDIQRAADALHSVYDELKGTDGYVSLEVSPYLARDTEGTIAEAQRLWKDVGRANLMVKVPGTREGVPAIRALISQGISINVTLLFSQKMYAEVLEAYISGLETFIAGGGDPKRIASVASFFVSRIDTAVDTQLDGKIAAASGDEKAKLEALKGKVAIANAKLAYQHYLKVIGSERWKKLAAKGAQVQRLLWASTGTKNKAYSDVLYVEELIGRDTVNTVPPATLDAFRDHGKPRDSLEENIADAEHVLAGLAKSGISLDAITEALVDDGVKLFAEAFDKLLGAVAQKRAAILGSRINAQTIKLTTEIEKDARTLSERWRADGTIRALWQRDSSVWTGADESKWLGWLDVVAREQSDSARYVAFSGWVKSKNFSDVVVLGMGGSSLGPEVLAETYGQIDGFPKLRIVDSTDPAQVRRTEAAINLDRTLFIVSSKSGGTTEPNALMEYFFIRAGAKAAERFIAVTDPGSSLEKVATARGFAQIFHGEPTIGGRYSVLSPFGLVPAAAAGIDVAEFLGLAAAMVRSCGPDVPPAENPGVQLGLALGAAAKHGRDKLTLTGSKRIADFGAWAEQLIAESTGKNGKALIPLEGEPLGKPEVYGADRVFIDLRLKDDSDNARDTALAALEAAGHPVVRITVTSPAHIGQEFFRFEIATAVAGAVMGINPFDQPDVEAAKIKTRELTSAFEISGALPTETAVAADRTIAIYTDTANADALRKSGAGSDLVSWLKAHLARIKANDYVATLAYLDRSEANIAAIQAIRMAIRDSKHVATCVGFGPRFLHSTGQAYKGGPNNGVFLQITADNAADLDVPGQKTSFGVIEAAQSRGDFDVLTERGRRALRLHITGDVAKGLAIIGAAVQGALK; the protein is encoded by the coding sequence ATGAACCCAGTTAAAGCTCTCACGACTTATGGCCAGGCCATCTGGCTCGATTTCCTTGCACGCGGTTTCATCGCCAATGGCGAACTCAAGGCGCTGGTCGACAGCGACGGGGTGCGCGGCGTCACGTCCAATCCCTCGATCTTCGAGAAGGCGATTGGCGGCAGCGATGAGTATGACGGAGCTGTCTCCGCACTTTTGAAAGAGCGCGACCGGCCGGTGGCCGATCTTTATGAAGCCCTCGCCGTGGAAGACATTCAGCGCGCAGCAGACGCGCTGCATTCGGTCTATGACGAACTGAAGGGAACCGACGGCTATGTCAGCCTCGAAGTCTCGCCTTATCTCGCGCGCGACACCGAAGGCACCATCGCCGAGGCGCAGCGGCTCTGGAAAGATGTCGGCCGCGCCAACCTGATGGTGAAGGTGCCGGGAACACGCGAGGGCGTACCCGCGATCCGCGCGCTGATTTCGCAGGGCATCAGTATCAATGTCACGCTGCTGTTCTCGCAGAAGATGTACGCCGAAGTTCTTGAAGCCTATATCTCCGGCCTTGAAACCTTCATCGCCGGCGGCGGCGACCCGAAGCGCATCGCCAGCGTGGCCAGCTTCTTCGTCAGCCGCATCGATACCGCCGTCGACACTCAGCTCGACGGCAAGATCGCCGCCGCGAGCGGCGATGAGAAGGCAAAGCTTGAAGCCCTCAAGGGAAAGGTCGCCATCGCCAACGCAAAGCTGGCGTATCAGCATTACCTGAAGGTGATCGGAAGCGAACGCTGGAAGAAACTCGCCGCAAAAGGCGCACAGGTCCAGCGCCTGCTGTGGGCCTCCACCGGCACCAAGAACAAGGCCTACAGCGACGTGCTGTATGTCGAGGAACTGATCGGCCGCGACACGGTCAACACTGTACCGCCCGCGACCCTCGATGCCTTCCGCGATCACGGCAAGCCACGTGACAGTCTCGAAGAAAACATTGCAGACGCGGAGCACGTGCTTGCCGGCCTCGCGAAAAGCGGCATCTCGCTCGACGCGATCACCGAGGCGCTGGTCGACGACGGCGTAAAGCTATTCGCAGAGGCCTTCGACAAGCTGCTTGGCGCCGTCGCGCAAAAGCGTGCTGCAATTCTCGGTTCGCGTATCAATGCGCAGACCATCAAGCTGACGACGGAGATCGAGAAGGACGCCAGGACTTTGTCGGAGCGCTGGCGTGCGGATGGGACTATCCGCGCGTTGTGGCAGCGCGATTCGTCGGTCTGGACCGGCGCTGATGAGAGCAAGTGGCTCGGATGGCTCGACGTCGTCGCCCGCGAGCAGAGCGACTCGGCTCGCTATGTCGCGTTCTCCGGATGGGTGAAGAGCAAGAACTTCAGCGATGTTGTCGTGCTCGGCATGGGCGGCTCGAGTCTCGGACCGGAAGTGCTTGCCGAAACTTACGGCCAGATCGACGGCTTTCCGAAGCTGCGCATTGTGGATTCGACCGATCCAGCGCAAGTGCGGCGGACCGAAGCCGCGATCAATCTCGACAGGACGCTGTTCATCGTGTCGAGCAAATCCGGCGGCACCACCGAGCCCAATGCGTTGATGGAGTATTTCTTCATACGCGCCGGCGCAAAGGCCGCTGAACGCTTTATCGCGGTGACCGACCCCGGCTCGTCGCTTGAAAAAGTCGCAACCGCGCGCGGCTTCGCACAGATTTTCCACGGCGAGCCGACCATCGGCGGCCGTTACTCGGTGCTGTCGCCGTTCGGCCTCGTGCCGGCGGCTGCAGCTGGAATTGATGTGGCCGAATTCCTCGGGCTTGCTGCTGCGATGGTGCGCTCCTGCGGTCCGGATGTGCCGCCTGCGGAAAATCCGGGCGTGCAGCTCGGGCTGGCACTGGGTGCTGCCGCGAAGCATGGCCGCGACAAGCTCACCCTGACGGGATCGAAGCGCATCGCAGACTTCGGCGCGTGGGCCGAGCAGTTGATCGCCGAATCTACAGGCAAGAATGGCAAGGCGCTGATCCCGCTGGAGGGCGAGCCTCTCGGCAAGCCCGAGGTTTACGGCGCGGACCGCGTGTTTATCGACCTGCGACTGAAGGACGATAGCGACAACGCGCGCGACACCGCACTTGCAGCGCTGGAGGCCGCAGGCCATCCGGTCGTTCGCATTACCGTGACTAGCCCCGCACACATCGGACAGGAATTCTTCCGCTTCGAGATCGCGACCGCCGTCGCAGGCGCGGTCATGGGCATCAATCCCTTCGACCAGCCCGACGTCGAGGCCGCGAAAATCAAGACGCGCGAGCTGACATCCGCGTTCGAAATATCCGGCGCGCTGCCGACCGAAACCGCTGTTGCAGCCGACCGAACGATTGCGATCTATACAGATACGGCGAACGCCGACGCATTGCGCAAGTCCGGCGCCGGCAGCGATCTCGTGTCATGGCTCAAGGCTCATCTCGCTCGCATCAAGGCGAATGATTATGTGGCCACCCTCGCCTATCTCGACCGCAGCGAAGCCAACATCGCCGCGATACAAGCTATCCGCATGGCGATCCGCGACAGCAAACATGTCGCCACCTGTGTCGGCTTCGGGCCGCGCTTCCTGCACTCCACCGGACAGGCTTACAAAGGCGGGCCGAACAATGGTGTGTTTCTGCAGATCACGGCAGACAACGCCGCCGATCTGGATGTCCCCGGCCAGAAGACCAGTTTCGGCGTCATCGAAGCGGCGCAGTCACGCGGCGATTTCGACGTGCTGACGGAACGCGGCAGGCGGGCGCTGCGGCTTCACATCACCGGCGATGTGGCGAAGGGACTCGCGATCATCGGAGCAGCTGTTCAGGGCGCCTTGAAATAG
- a CDS encoding NAD(P)-dependent oxidoreductase, which produces MATPDTVVFIGLGQMGLPMAKRCIAAGYKVRGADPSAPARDALAAAGGEVFASGRDAAKDASMLITMLPDSRIVREAVLGEQGVADVLAKNALIIDMSSSVPVDTQSLGKDLAARGIALIDAPVSGGVKRAIDGSLSIMAGGDAALVERAKPVLQAMAKSVFATGPLGSGHAMKALNNYVSAAGLVAACEALLVGRRFGLQPETVIDVLNASTGKNNSTDVKMKQFVISETFASGFSLALMAKDLRIAADLSKLVGLDSSNAETIASLWENAKAALDKNADHTDIYRFIASAVEDR; this is translated from the coding sequence ATGGCGACACCCGATACTGTTGTGTTCATAGGTCTAGGGCAAATGGGTCTGCCCATGGCGAAGCGCTGCATCGCCGCAGGTTACAAGGTTCGCGGTGCGGACCCGTCAGCGCCCGCGCGCGACGCGCTTGCTGCTGCGGGCGGAGAGGTGTTCGCGAGCGGACGCGACGCCGCAAAAGATGCGTCGATGTTGATCACCATGCTGCCGGACAGCAGGATCGTGCGCGAGGCTGTACTCGGCGAGCAGGGCGTGGCCGATGTTCTTGCGAAGAACGCATTGATCATCGACATGAGTTCATCGGTGCCGGTCGATACGCAATCGCTCGGCAAGGATCTCGCCGCGCGCGGGATCGCGCTGATCGACGCGCCGGTCTCCGGTGGCGTCAAGCGCGCCATCGACGGCAGCTTGTCGATCATGGCCGGCGGCGATGCCGCGCTGGTGGAACGCGCGAAGCCGGTGCTGCAAGCCATGGCGAAGTCGGTCTTCGCCACCGGACCGCTTGGCTCAGGCCATGCGATGAAGGCGCTGAACAACTATGTTTCCGCGGCCGGGCTTGTTGCCGCCTGCGAAGCGTTGCTGGTGGGTCGTCGTTTCGGCCTGCAGCCGGAGACTGTCATCGACGTACTCAACGCCTCGACCGGCAAGAACAACTCCACCGACGTCAAGATGAAGCAGTTCGTGATCTCGGAGACCTTCGCGTCAGGCTTCTCTTTGGCCCTGATGGCCAAGGATCTGCGCATCGCCGCCGATCTGTCGAAACTCGTCGGGCTCGATTCGTCGAACGCGGAAACGATCGCGTCGCTCTGGGAGAACGCCAAGGCCGCGCTCGACAAGAATGCCGATCACACCGACATCTATCGCTTCATCGCGTCGGCCGTTGAGGATCGGTAA
- a CDS encoding aldehyde dehydrogenase family protein, whose translation MTNRMQFYIDGSWVDPAIKKSIPVVNPATEEAIYEIAVGSKADVDKAVAAARRAFETFSQTSREERVALLEKIIAVYKTRMKDIGAAVSDEMGAPLPMAEKMQAGAGLGHLSSTLQVLKDYQFEEPIGSAVVVREPVGVIGMITPWNWPLNQIACKVAPAIAAGCTMVLKPSEYTPSSALIFAEILHEAGVPKGVFNLINGLGPDVGVAMSEHPGIDMISFTGSTRAGIDVAKRAANTVKRVSQELGGKSPNIILDDADFTKAVTGGVAHMFNNSGQSCNAPSRMIVPQAKIKEIAAIAKAVADKTKAGDPRAEGTTIGPVVNRTQWDKIQSLIQKGIDEGATLVAGGVGLPEGVNKGFYVRPTIFSDVTSNMTIANEEIFGPVLVIMGAKDEAEAVKIGNDTPYGLAGYVSAGTVERARKVGRQLRAGNINLNGVPNERTAPFGGYKQSGNGREWGKFGLEEYLEAKAIAGFNAA comes from the coding sequence ATGACCAATCGTATGCAGTTCTATATCGACGGTAGCTGGGTGGATCCGGCCATCAAAAAGTCGATTCCGGTGGTCAATCCGGCGACGGAAGAAGCGATCTATGAAATCGCGGTTGGATCGAAAGCCGACGTCGACAAGGCGGTCGCCGCCGCGCGCCGCGCCTTCGAGACCTTCTCGCAGACCAGCCGCGAAGAGCGCGTTGCGCTGCTCGAAAAGATCATCGCGGTCTACAAGACCCGGATGAAGGATATCGGTGCCGCCGTGTCCGATGAAATGGGCGCACCGCTGCCGATGGCAGAGAAGATGCAGGCAGGTGCCGGTCTCGGCCATCTTTCCTCGACGCTTCAGGTTCTCAAGGATTACCAGTTCGAAGAACCGATCGGCTCGGCGGTCGTTGTGCGCGAGCCCGTCGGCGTCATCGGCATGATCACGCCATGGAACTGGCCGCTCAACCAGATCGCCTGCAAGGTTGCGCCCGCGATCGCGGCCGGCTGCACCATGGTCCTGAAGCCATCGGAATACACGCCGTCGTCGGCGCTGATCTTCGCGGAAATCCTGCATGAAGCGGGCGTGCCGAAGGGTGTCTTCAACCTGATCAACGGCCTCGGCCCCGATGTCGGCGTTGCCATGAGCGAACATCCCGGGATCGACATGATCTCGTTCACCGGTTCGACCCGCGCCGGTATCGACGTTGCGAAGCGCGCCGCCAACACCGTGAAGCGCGTCAGCCAGGAACTGGGCGGCAAGTCGCCGAACATCATTCTTGATGACGCAGACTTCACCAAGGCCGTGACCGGCGGCGTGGCGCACATGTTCAACAACTCCGGCCAGTCCTGCAACGCGCCGTCGCGCATGATCGTGCCGCAGGCGAAGATCAAGGAGATCGCGGCGATCGCCAAGGCCGTCGCCGACAAGACCAAGGCGGGCGACCCGCGCGCTGAGGGCACCACGATCGGTCCGGTGGTCAACCGCACGCAGTGGGACAAGATCCAGAGCCTGATCCAGAAGGGCATCGACGAGGGCGCGACGCTGGTCGCCGGCGGCGTCGGCCTTCCTGAGGGAGTCAACAAGGGCTTCTACGTTCGTCCGACCATATTCTCGGATGTCACCAGCAACATGACGATTGCCAACGAGGAAATCTTCGGGCCGGTTCTGGTCATCATGGGCGCCAAGGACGAAGCCGAGGCTGTAAAAATCGGCAACGATACGCCATACGGGCTTGCGGGCTATGTTTCGGCGGGCACCGTCGAGCGCGCACGCAAGGTTGGCCGTCAGCTTCGTGCCGGCAACATCAACCTGAATGGTGTGCCGAACGAGCGTACCGCGCCATTTGGCGGCTACAAGCAGTCGGGCAACGGCCGCGAGTGGGGCAAGTTCGGCCTCGAGGAGTATCTCGAAGCCAAGGCGATCGCAGGCTTCAACGCAGCTTGA
- a CDS encoding LysR family transcriptional regulator — protein sequence MDTELARTFLTVVEAGNFINAAERLHVSQSTVSTRIHTLENLLGCVMFVRNKAGTTLTPAGRQFQRHATALVRTVAQARHDIGLPEGFSGALVIGGRIGLWEEFLLHWLPLMQKATPTVSIRAESSLEPEIMQGLIEGRIDIGVMYTPQSRPGLKVEQLFDERLVMVSTSARNAPEPQAGYVYVDWGPEFYARHSACFPNFGGPSLTANIGWLGLQHVMKSGGSGYFPMRIVLPHIAAKRLHLVAGAPEFSVPAYVVYPVDSEREVIASAIDIMHRLASSATKSKTAVKPVKYVTRAKR from the coding sequence ATGGATACCGAGTTGGCGAGAACGTTTCTGACCGTCGTCGAGGCGGGCAACTTCATCAACGCTGCTGAACGGCTCCATGTGAGCCAGTCAACCGTCAGCACCCGAATCCACACGCTCGAGAATCTGCTTGGCTGCGTCATGTTCGTGCGCAACAAGGCTGGCACCACGTTGACGCCGGCCGGTCGTCAGTTTCAGAGACACGCGACCGCACTGGTCAGGACAGTCGCTCAGGCGCGGCACGATATCGGCCTCCCCGAGGGCTTCAGCGGAGCGCTGGTGATCGGCGGCCGCATCGGGCTGTGGGAAGAATTCCTGCTGCATTGGCTACCGCTCATGCAAAAGGCGACACCCACAGTCTCCATTCGGGCCGAAAGCAGCCTCGAACCCGAAATCATGCAGGGACTGATCGAGGGCCGGATCGATATCGGCGTGATGTACACGCCGCAAAGCCGTCCCGGCCTGAAGGTTGAACAGCTGTTCGACGAGCGCCTTGTGATGGTCTCAACCAGCGCCAGGAACGCGCCCGAGCCGCAGGCTGGATATGTTTACGTGGATTGGGGTCCGGAATTTTACGCGCGGCACAGCGCCTGCTTCCCAAACTTCGGCGGACCATCGCTCACGGCAAACATCGGCTGGCTGGGACTGCAACACGTCATGAAGAGCGGAGGATCCGGCTATTTCCCGATGCGGATCGTCCTCCCCCACATCGCCGCGAAACGGTTGCATCTTGTCGCAGGTGCACCTGAATTTTCCGTGCCTGCGTATGTGGTCTATCCCGTCGATAGCGAACGCGAGGTGATCGCGAGCGCGATCGACATCATGCATCGGCTGGCCAGCTCAGCGACAAAAAGCAAGACTGCGGTAAAACCGGTCAAGTACGTAA